The nucleotide sequence GGGCTGGCGGAACGGGAATGTGAGGTCGTGTTTCGTCCGGGGTCGCTTTGGGTGCGATGGCGAACAGAAGACGACGTGGTGGAGTTGACCGGACCGGTGCAGTTTATCGGCAGCGGGTCGTGCGCCGTACGATGATGCCATGAGTGTGCGGCAGATCAGAGAATCGTCGAGTCCGCCCGAGGGGCCGGTCTCGGTGGTCGGCCGGGTGTATCGGTCGGCGGCCGACTATGTGGCCACCGTTCGATTGTTTTCGCGGAATGCCCGTTTGTATCTGGCCGGTCTGTGCCTGACCGCGATCAATTTCCACATATTCATGCTGCTGCTGAATTTGTACCTCAAGGAGTTCGGATTCGGGGAGGGGGAAATCGGCCTCGTCAATTCCTCGCGGTCGATCGGCATGACGGTGATGGCGATACCGGCGGGTTTGTTTCTGAGCCGGGTGCGGCTGAAACCGGTGCTGATAGTCGCAGTTCTGATTTTCGGCGCGCTCAGTGTCGCGTTGTCCACGGTGACGGAGTTTGGGCAGATCGTGTTTTTCGGGGTGCTGTCGGGGATGGCATTTTCGATTTTTCGCGTGTCCAGCGGCCCGTTTTTCATGCGCAATTCATCATCGAAGGAGCGGACGCACTTGTTTTCGTTTTCCTTCGCAATGTGGATACTGGCGGGGATGCTGGGATCGGTCGGGTCGGGTCAACTCGTAATCTGGATGACCGACCTGACGGGCGACGCGGTGCTCGGTTACCGATACACGCTTTATTTCGGGATCGGGCTGAGCATGTTGTCGCTGGCGCCGTTTGCGATGATACGCTCCGCGAGGCCATCGCCCGAGGAAAAGCGACCGGGAGTAAGCAGGGCGCAGCTTCGCGCCCGCTGGCCGTTTTACGCCAAGGTATTCGTGGTAAACTGCCTGGTCGGCATGGGGGCGGGGCTGTCGATCCCGTTTTTGAATCTCTATTTTCGAGACCGGTTCGGGCTTAATGCGGACACGATCGGAGCGTACTATTTCGCCGTGATGACATCGATGTTTATCGGTACGCTGGCGGGGCCGTTGATAGCCAAGAAGCTCGGCCTGGTGCGGACGGTTGTGGTCACGCAGCTGCTTTCGATACCGTTTTTGCTCGTGCTGGCGTACACACACAACCTGACGGCGGCGTTTGTCTCGTATGTAATCCGCGGGGGGCTCATGAATCTGGGCACGCCGATGTTCAACAACCTCTCCATGGAATTGTCGAGCACGGAGGAGCACTCCTTTGTCAATTCGCTGCTCATGGTGGCATGGACGTCGTCGTGGATGATCTCGACGGCAATCGGGGGTTCGATCATCGAGCACCAGGGGTACACGGTTTCGCTCAACGTTACAGTCGTGGCTTATGTCATCTCCACATTGGCGCTCTTTCTGTTTTTCAAGCGTTCCGAGCGGCGAAACAGCGGCTCCTCGGGTTGGCAGATTATCGACCCGACGCGCGCCTGACGGGCGCCTGGCGGTCCAAAGGGTAAGTTGAGCGCACCTTCCGGCATGCGAGGGTTCGATTTGGTGACGGCAGCCTCCCGAAAGTTGGAGTTGCATCGGGCAGGGGATTGGCTGATATTCCAAGCCCGGCAAGAAACGATTAAACAGCATATGAACACGGCTATGGAGACAAGGGATAAATACAGGGCGCATTTCTCGGATGTACTGGCGCGCGCTTTTCGGGAAACCTACCCGGAAGCATACGCGGCCACCGGTCCCGAGCAGATGTTTTCGGAGGACTTCCTGTACGAGGCGCTGGAGAAGCCGCGGGATGCGTCGATGGGCCGTTTCGCCCTGCCGATATTCAAGTTTCTGAAAGTGCTACGGCAGAAGCCGGACGAGGTATCGTCGGTCGTGTCTGGGGCCGCCAACCGGCTGTTGGCAGAGGCCGGGGTGAAGGCGATTACGTGCGAGGGGGTCGGTGGATATATCAACGCCCGGATCGACCAGACGAGGCTGGCGGCGGAGACGATAGGTGACATTCTTTCTGCGGGGAGGTCGTACGGGGGCAGTTCGATCGGCGCGGGCAAAACGCAACTGGTGGAGTATTCCTCGCCGAATATCGCCAAGCCGTTCGGCATAGGGCACCTTCGGACGACGGTGATCGGGAACTCGCTTCGTCGCATTTACAGGAAGCAGGGTTACGAGGTCGTCGGGATCAACTATCCGGGGGACTGGGGTACCCAGTTCGGGAAGATGATCGTGGCGTACCGGAGGTGGGGCACCGCTGAGACGCTGGCAGGAGACTCGGTCAGAAACCTCCTTGACCTTTATGTGCGATTTCATGAGGAGGCGGGGGCGAATGAGTCGCTCAACGAGGATGCCCGCCAGGCATTCCGGGCGCTGGAGGAAGGCGACGCGGAAGCGGTGCGGCTCTGGGAGGAGTTCAAGAAGATCTCGTTTGCGGAGTTCAACAGAGTCTACAGCAGTCTGGGGATCGAGTTCGATCTCGTGATCGGGGAGTCGTTTTTCAACGACAAGATGGAAGGGGTGATCGCACGACTCGAGCGGGCCGGGCTCACCAGAATGTCACAGGGGGCGTTGATCGTTGATTTGGAGCCGTACGGATTGCCGCCGGCACTGCTGAAGAAGGCCGACGGTGCGACGTTATATATGACGCGGGACCTGGCCGGGTTGATCTGGCGGTGGGAGAAGTATCACTTTCACGAATCGTTGTATGTCGTTGGGGCCGCGCAGGCTGATCATTTCAGGCAGGCATTAAAGGTGATCGCATTGCTGGAGGATGCCGAGGGTATGCCGTCGGAGGACCGCATGACCGGTCGGGTGCATCATATCGAGTTTGGGTGGGTCCGATTTGACGGGCGGTCGATGTCGACCCGGCGCGGCAACCTCGTCTTTCTCGATGATGTTATCGCCCAGGCGGTGTCGCTGGCTCGGGAGCGGATTCGGGAGAAGAACCCCGAACTGGCGGAGATTGACCGGACGGCGCAGATGATCGGTACGGGTGCAGTCATATTCGGGCAGCTGTCGGCCCGTCGGCAGCGCGATATCGATTTCAACTGGGATGAAGTGCTGAACTTTGAGGGGGAAACCGGGCCGTATCTCCAGTACACGCATGCGCGTTTGTGCTCGTTGCTGCGCAAGTACGGCAAGGAAGTACCGGATCAGATTGATTACAGCCTGCTCGGCAGTGACGAGGAGCAGCGGGTGATCGAACTGCTCGCCGATTTTCCGGCGGCCGTTGCGGATGCCGCCCGCACGTACGAGCCGTTTGTGATCACTACATACTTGTTGAAACTCGCCTCGTCGTACAATAAGGTATACCAGCGGCGGGACGAAAGCGGGCGTATCGTGCGGATTCTCGATGACGAGGATGGGCAGGGAACCACTGCCCGGGCGGCGCTGGTTACAGCGGTACAAACCGTGTTGAAGGAAGGACTTCACCTGCTTGGGTTGCAGGCTCCCGAGGAGATGTAGGCGATGTTGGTGGTGATGGACAAAGCGGCGACGCCGGAGATGATACAGCGCGTGCGCGACGAGATAGACCGGATGGGGCTGTCGGCACAGACGCTCACCGATCCACACCGGCTGGCATTCGGCATAACGGGTTATAACGGTGACACGTCGATCGAGCGGCTTCGCGCGCTGGACGGGGTGAGCGAAGTCATTCGGTTTGGCGAGCAGTTTACGCTGGCGAGTCGTGCAACGAAGGCTGAAGATACAATAGTCGAGGTCGACGGCGTGTCGATCGGCGGGGACAAGTTCCCGGTGCTGGCCGGCCCGTGCTCGATAGAGAGCCGGGACCAGGCGATGACGATTGCGGAGATTGTCGCGAAGGAAGGGGTGCGGATATTCCGGGGGGGGGCGTTCAAGCCTCGCACGTCGCCGTACAGTTTCCAGGGTCTCGGAGAGAAGGGGCTGGAGATTCTTCGCGAAGTGCGCGAGCAGTTCAAGCTGCGGATCGTGACGGAGGCGATGGATACCGAGACGATCGAGCTGGTCGCGGCGACGGCCGACATCATCCAGATCGGATCACGGAACATGCAGAACTACTCGTTATTGAGGAAGGCGGGGGCGCTTGGGAAGCCGGTTATGCTCAAGCGCGGAATGGCGGCGACTGTAAACGAGTTTTTGCTGGCGGCGGAGTACATACTCGCAGCCGGCAACCCGAATGTGATTTTGTGCGAGCGGGGCCTTCGGATAGTCGCAAACCGCACCGGCAACATGCTGGATCTGTCGTCAATCGTGGATATCCGGCGCGCCAGCCACCTTCCGATTCTGGCGGACCCATCGCACGCCTCGGAACAGCGTTACAAAGTAGCGCCGTTGTCGCGGGCCGCCATGGCGGTGGGCGCGCACGGGCTGCTTATCGAGGTACATCATCAGCCGGAGCTGGCGTTGTCGGACGGCCCGCAGGCGCTGACGCCGGATGACTTCCGTACGTTGATGGTGGAATTGCGCCGGATGTCGGTCGCCCTCAACAAAGAACTGCTATGATGAGGCGATTGAATCCAGCGAAGAAGATCGGCGGCGAATTGCGCGTCCCGGGCGACAAGTCGATCGCACAGCGAGCCGCGTTGGTTTCGATTCTCAGTTCCGGTCCCATAACGGCGAAGAATTTCCCCGACGGTCTCGATAGTCGCACGGCGCTCTCCGTGGCGAAGCAGTTTGGTGTGGAGGTTGTCGAGCGGGACGGGGCTGTCGTACTGACGCCTCCCGCACGGACTTCGATTTTGCCGGAAGCGATCGTGGATTGCGGCAATTCGGGGACGACGGCACGGCTGGTGGCAGGCATCGCAGCGGGGAGAGAGATCAGCGTCATCATCGCGGGAGACGAGTCTCTGTCCCGACGACCGATGAAGCGCGTTGTCGATCCGCTCCGCGCCATGGGCGCCGAGGTGATCGACAGCGAAGGGCATTTGCCGATGACCGTCCGTGGGCGGAAGCTTCTGCCGTTTGAGTACACGCTGCCGGTACCATCGGCGCAGGTCAAGTCATCGGTTCTGCTTGCGGGTTTGTCGGCGGGATGCTCGGTGACGATCCGAGAGATGATTCCAAGCCGCGACCACACGGAGTTGATGTTGCAGCATTTGCAGGCCGGTATACAGGTGAGGGAGATCAAGCCGATCGTGCAGGATGATCCCACGGATCCCCGGAAGCGGGTGCGAGTCATGCCGGCCGACCACAAGCGCGAGATTATCCTGCCGTCGAGCGCCCGGATCGACGGGGGGGAGATCGATATTCCAGGGGATTTTTCGACGGCCGCGTTCTTTTTCACGTTAGCGGCGATTTCGGGGGGCACGGTGACGGTACACGGGGTGGGGCTGAATCCCAGCAGGACAGCATTTCTGGACCACCTCAAGCATGTCGGCTGTGGCGTCAGCGTGAGCGATCGCACGGTCGTTTCCGGTGAGCCACGTGGCGCGGTTACGGTGACCGGCGGAACCCTCAAACCCCGGCGTGTGGCCGGGGATACGGTGGTCGGTCTGATTGACGAGATACCGTTGGTCGCGTTGATCGGCGCCCACGCCGAAGGGACGACAATCATTCGCGATGCGGCCGAGCTTCGGGTGAAGGAAACCGATCGGTTGCAGGCTATGGCGGACAACCTCGGGTTGATGGGCGTTTCGTGCGGTCTTCTCGATGACGGTCTGGCGATAGAAGGCAGGACCGAGCTCGGCGGCGCCGATTTTGGCACGTATGGCGATCACCGAATCGCGATGGCGTTCGCGATTGCATCGACGGTGGCGGTAGGACCATCAACACTTGACGACGACTCGTGTGTCGCCGTATCGTGCCCGTCGTTTTTTGAGCTGCTTGGGACCGTGACGTCATGACTGCGCCGATTCGCCTTGCTTTGGTCGGCCGCACAATTTCTTACTCCAAGTCTCCGGACATCTTCCGCGCCGTTTTCGATGCCTGCGGCGTTGGGGGGAGTTTTGAACTCGTGGATGTCGAGGAGTCTGAGCTGGAGTCGTCGATTCGTTCGCTGCGACAGGGGGGATATGCGGGCTTTTCGGTTACGATTCCGTACAAGGAGTGTGTGGCGCCACTGCTGGACGAGTGCAGCCGTACGGTTCAGATCGTGGGAGCGGTCAATTGTGTTGCAATAGACTCATCGGGCAGGCTGACCGGGCACAATACGGATTGCTACGGGTTTGGGCTGGCTTTGCTCGGGGTGCGGGACAGGATTGAAGGCGGACACGCGGCCATTATGGGGTATGGAGGGTCCGCTCGCGCGGTGGCGTTCAGTCTGGTAACGACGTTTGGGACAAATCAGATTACTGTCGTGGGCCGCGACGAATCAGGCATGGCGGATTTTGCGCGATGGCTGCAGAAGACTGCCCCGGGCGTGACGGTGGGAACGGCGGCTTTGGACTCGTTCAAAGGGTCGGCAGCGGGTGATGTATCGATTCTGGTCAACTGCACGCCGATGGGCGGGTTCAACTCACCGGATCAGATTCCGGTCGGCGCTACGTTTGACTGGCGGCAGGTGGGGGTGTATTATGATCTCAACTACAATCACGACAACCGGGCGCTTGCGGCGGCCCGCGACGCGAATGTGATCGCGATCGACGGCACGATGATGCTTGTCGGCCAGGCGGTCCGGGCGTTCGAGATATGGACGGGGCTGGCGGTATCGGCCGAAACGATCCATGCGCGGGTGTTCTGATTCTCGTGGTCCTTTCGGGAAGTTGGTCAGAGAATGTCGATGCGGGTGACAATCACGCTGGTGGGGTTTTCGGGTTGCGGAAAGAGCACGCTTGGCGCGCTGCTCGCACGGAAGAAGCGGGCGCCGTTTTTCGATACCGACGTGCTGGTTGCACAGCGGGCCGGAAGGGCGATTCCGGAGATACTTCGGCAGGGTCGCGAGCGCAGGTTTCGTCAGCTCGAGTGGGAAGTAATCAGGAATTTATACCGCACGACGGTGTCGCCCAAAGTAGTGGCGCTTGGCGGGGGGGCGTTTGTCGAGGAGAGGAATCGACGGGTGGTGTGTGAGGCCGGACCGGTTGTGTATTTGAGTTGTTCGGTTCGGGAGTTGTATCGCCGTTTGCGACATGCGACCGACCGCCCGCTCCTTGCAAGCGTCGCGGATGGACGCGGTGCAAAAAGCGAGCTACTTTCTCGGATCAGCGGAATGCTGGCGGCGCGGCGGGCTGCATACGAACGGGCAGATTACCGTTTGTCGGTGACGGCCCGGTCGGTGCGGGAGAGTCTGGAAGAATTGATGCGGATAGTGGAGGAAATACATGCCAACTGTGCGCGTTGATCTCGGCACGCGTGCGTACCCGGTGGTGATTGGACCGGGCGTAACGGGACGGCTTGAGTCACTGCTCGAGAAACAGGCAGGGGGAGTGGGCCGAGTGTTCGTGTTCTTCGACGCGCAGGTGTATGCTCTTCACGGCGGGGAAGTGATGCGGTGTCTTGGTCCGTTTGCGCGGAAGGCGTCGGTTATGGCCCTGCCCGGAGGCGAACGGACGAAAACGGTGCGCACGGTGGGTCGGGTGCATGATTATCTTCTGGCCGAGCAGGTATCGCGGAACGACTTCATTCTGGCGTGCGGGGGCGGGGTGTTGTCCGACGTGGTTGGATACGCGGCCTCGACGGTTTTACGGGGGGTCCGCTGGGGCGTGATCTCCACGACGTTGCTCGGGATGGTCGATGCGGCGATCGGCGGCAAGACCGGTGTCAATCATCCTCGGGGCAAAAATCTGGTGGGAGCCTTCTGGCAGCCGTCGTTTGTCGTGTGTGATACGTTTCACCTGCACACACTTCCGGCACGCGAGCGCGTGGCGGGTATGGGGGAAATAGTCAAGTATGCGGGATTGACGGGGGGGACGATGTTGACGCGTCTGGAGCAGCGCGAACCAGGGGAGTGGCTGGAGATCCCTCGGGCATTAACGGGGGTGATCGAACAGTCGGTACGCTGCAAGGCGACTGTCGTCGGGGCGGACGAGACGGAGCAGGGCCGCCGCATGTTGCTCAATCTGGGGCATACGTTTGCGCATGGAATAGAGCGGGCGGCGGGTTACGGGCGGCTTCTTCACGGCGAGGCGGTGCTCGTGGGCCTTTTGGCGGCGTGTGAGTTGTCGGTTCGGGCAGGCGTATCATCGGAACGGAAGCTGAGTCGATACTGCTCAATTCTCGAGCAGTATATCCGACGTATACCGTACAGGCGGCTCGAGGCGGAGGCCGTGTGGGAGGGTATGACATGGGACAAGAAGCGGCGAGGCGGGCGACTTCGTTTTGTGTTGCTTTCGGCCCCGGGTCGGCCGTTATTTGCCGATGCCGTCAACTCCGCCGAGGCGCGCCGCGCGCTGCAAGCAGCGATACGATACTACGATCACACAGGAGGATCTCATGCCGCGAGTACTCGTGGTGAACGGACCGAATCTCAATATGGTCGGAACACGCGAACCCGATAAGTACGGCACGACGGCTGTCGAGGAATTAAACAAGCGGCTGTCGTCGCTTGCCGACGACCTCAAAGTCGAGTTGCGGTTCTTTCAGTCGAACCATGAGGGA is from Candidatus Zixiibacteriota bacterium and encodes:
- the aroA gene encoding 3-phosphoshikimate 1-carboxyvinyltransferase; the encoded protein is MMRRLNPAKKIGGELRVPGDKSIAQRAALVSILSSGPITAKNFPDGLDSRTALSVAKQFGVEVVERDGAVVLTPPARTSILPEAIVDCGNSGTTARLVAGIAAGREISVIIAGDESLSRRPMKRVVDPLRAMGAEVIDSEGHLPMTVRGRKLLPFEYTLPVPSAQVKSSVLLAGLSAGCSVTIREMIPSRDHTELMLQHLQAGIQVREIKPIVQDDPTDPRKRVRVMPADHKREIILPSSARIDGGEIDIPGDFSTAAFFFTLAAISGGTVTVHGVGLNPSRTAFLDHLKHVGCGVSVSDRTVVSGEPRGAVTVTGGTLKPRRVAGDTVVGLIDEIPLVALIGAHAEGTTIIRDAAELRVKETDRLQAMADNLGLMGVSCGLLDDGLAIEGRTELGGADFGTYGDHRIAMAFAIASTVAVGPSTLDDDSCVAVSCPSFFELLGTVTS
- the aroF gene encoding 3-deoxy-7-phosphoheptulonate synthase, with amino-acid sequence MLVVMDKAATPEMIQRVRDEIDRMGLSAQTLTDPHRLAFGITGYNGDTSIERLRALDGVSEVIRFGEQFTLASRATKAEDTIVEVDGVSIGGDKFPVLAGPCSIESRDQAMTIAEIVAKEGVRIFRGGAFKPRTSPYSFQGLGEKGLEILREVREQFKLRIVTEAMDTETIELVAATADIIQIGSRNMQNYSLLRKAGALGKPVMLKRGMAATVNEFLLAAEYILAAGNPNVILCERGLRIVANRTGNMLDLSSIVDIRRASHLPILADPSHASEQRYKVAPLSRAAMAVGAHGLLIEVHHQPELALSDGPQALTPDDFRTLMVELRRMSVALNKELL
- a CDS encoding shikimate kinase, with protein sequence MRVTITLVGFSGCGKSTLGALLARKKRAPFFDTDVLVAQRAGRAIPEILRQGRERRFRQLEWEVIRNLYRTTVSPKVVALGGGAFVEERNRRVVCEAGPVVYLSCSVRELYRRLRHATDRPLLASVADGRGAKSELLSRISGMLAARRAAYERADYRLSVTARSVRESLEELMRIVEEIHANCAR
- a CDS encoding MFS transporter; amino-acid sequence: MSVRQIRESSSPPEGPVSVVGRVYRSAADYVATVRLFSRNARLYLAGLCLTAINFHIFMLLLNLYLKEFGFGEGEIGLVNSSRSIGMTVMAIPAGLFLSRVRLKPVLIVAVLIFGALSVALSTVTEFGQIVFFGVLSGMAFSIFRVSSGPFFMRNSSSKERTHLFSFSFAMWILAGMLGSVGSGQLVIWMTDLTGDAVLGYRYTLYFGIGLSMLSLAPFAMIRSARPSPEEKRPGVSRAQLRARWPFYAKVFVVNCLVGMGAGLSIPFLNLYFRDRFGLNADTIGAYYFAVMTSMFIGTLAGPLIAKKLGLVRTVVVTQLLSIPFLLVLAYTHNLTAAFVSYVIRGGLMNLGTPMFNNLSMELSSTEEHSFVNSLLMVAWTSSWMISTAIGGSIIEHQGYTVSLNVTVVAYVISTLALFLFFKRSERRNSGSSGWQIIDPTRA
- the aroB gene encoding 3-dehydroquinate synthase, which translates into the protein MPTVRVDLGTRAYPVVIGPGVTGRLESLLEKQAGGVGRVFVFFDAQVYALHGGEVMRCLGPFARKASVMALPGGERTKTVRTVGRVHDYLLAEQVSRNDFILACGGGVLSDVVGYAASTVLRGVRWGVISTTLLGMVDAAIGGKTGVNHPRGKNLVGAFWQPSFVVCDTFHLHTLPARERVAGMGEIVKYAGLTGGTMLTRLEQREPGEWLEIPRALTGVIEQSVRCKATVVGADETEQGRRMLLNLGHTFAHGIERAAGYGRLLHGEAVLVGLLAACELSVRAGVSSERKLSRYCSILEQYIRRIPYRRLEAEAVWEGMTWDKKRRGGRLRFVLLSAPGRPLFADAVNSAEARRALQAAIRYYDHTGGSHAASTRGERTESQYGRNTRTR
- a CDS encoding shikimate dehydrogenase → MTAPIRLALVGRTISYSKSPDIFRAVFDACGVGGSFELVDVEESELESSIRSLRQGGYAGFSVTIPYKECVAPLLDECSRTVQIVGAVNCVAIDSSGRLTGHNTDCYGFGLALLGVRDRIEGGHAAIMGYGGSARAVAFSLVTTFGTNQITVVGRDESGMADFARWLQKTAPGVTVGTAALDSFKGSAAGDVSILVNCTPMGGFNSPDQIPVGATFDWRQVGVYYDLNYNHDNRALAAARDANVIAIDGTMMLVGQAVRAFEIWTGLAVSAETIHARVF
- the argS gene encoding arginine--tRNA ligase gives rise to the protein METRDKYRAHFSDVLARAFRETYPEAYAATGPEQMFSEDFLYEALEKPRDASMGRFALPIFKFLKVLRQKPDEVSSVVSGAANRLLAEAGVKAITCEGVGGYINARIDQTRLAAETIGDILSAGRSYGGSSIGAGKTQLVEYSSPNIAKPFGIGHLRTTVIGNSLRRIYRKQGYEVVGINYPGDWGTQFGKMIVAYRRWGTAETLAGDSVRNLLDLYVRFHEEAGANESLNEDARQAFRALEEGDAEAVRLWEEFKKISFAEFNRVYSSLGIEFDLVIGESFFNDKMEGVIARLERAGLTRMSQGALIVDLEPYGLPPALLKKADGATLYMTRDLAGLIWRWEKYHFHESLYVVGAAQADHFRQALKVIALLEDAEGMPSEDRMTGRVHHIEFGWVRFDGRSMSTRRGNLVFLDDVIAQAVSLARERIREKNPELAEIDRTAQMIGTGAVIFGQLSARRQRDIDFNWDEVLNFEGETGPYLQYTHARLCSLLRKYGKEVPDQIDYSLLGSDEEQRVIELLADFPAAVADAARTYEPFVITTYLLKLASSYNKVYQRRDESGRIVRILDDEDGQGTTARAALVTAVQTVLKEGLHLLGLQAPEEM